The Cannabis sativa cultivar Pink pepper isolate KNU-18-1 chromosome 8, ASM2916894v1, whole genome shotgun sequence genomic interval CAACGTTGGTATTAGAATTTTTGTCAGCACTTAATAAAAACTGCTGACAAAAATGACTTTTCCTAGCGCGTAAATGCGCTAGTAAAatttagattttagccactgcaaatgtgTGCTGGTAAATCTTTGACTTTTTTGCCAATTTATAAAATGTGCTGGtaagtaacttttaccagcgcagtagtgaactgtgctggtaaaagtgacatttcttgtagtttTATGCATATAATAATTAGcatttttgttatatatatagaaatgttAAAATGCATTATTAGTGCCTAGCAGGCCTGGCCCTGGGCATaggggctaggcctgtgcctagggcccacccagcccaggggcccaaaattttttttcctcttttaaaattatacaatttttttactgattttgaaaaataccatatttttttctaacataagggtcaaaaaaaatttcttttgcCTGTGGCCCACTTTGTTTTAGGACCGGCCCTAGTGCCTAgcatatttttcaatattatattagtgttgatataattaaatattagatctTATATAACTTCAAaacataatttttataaaatatgactaattaattttataaaatgctACTTTTAGAATGTGCTAAACACTTAATAACaatctttgtatatatatatatagtgatgGGAGTAGGTAGGTATGTAGAAATTAGAATAgtagtaattaatatatatgtatgtatgtattggttaatataattaattggtGGTGAAAATAGATGAGAAAGAGGTGAGCATTAATGAGAAAGAGATAATAGAGATGAGAGTGTAGTAGAATTCAGAAGAGAATAGATGATATCTCTGAGAGTCTGGACCTACAAGTGTCTGCTACTGCATGCATGCTAATGCTATACATAAAGaataaaagaatatatatttattataaacaatacaattacaaataacaacgtactctctctctctctcttctctctctagcTATACATATAttctcatttcatttcattactCAATATCtctcatcattattattatgaattatatataataaaaacaatgTACTATAAGTATGGATATATATacgaaaatttcattttttgttTGTCCTTAATAAAACCTCAAATATCAAATTTCAAACCCTCtactaatttgtacaaattaatgtaattaattacatgaactttttattttacttttttttttaaaaaaaataaaattgttaaaaattgaaaaaactttcctctctcttccctctcgtgTACCACTCTTTCTCTctagaaaaaactgaaaaaacttccctctctcgtccctctctctctcttccctatCGAATGGTTGTTTCTCGGTAGGCGGTGGTGGAAAACCGGAGCATACCCCAATctcactcaagaatcttacaccattataatgggtaagttgtGGTTTAAGCATTTTGTTAAACTTTATGTAGTTTGCTTTCGTTATATGTGTCGTATTTGCTAGAATTGGTGTTTTTTAGTCTGAAATGGTAGAGATCTTGCAGATCTAGTATTCTGTCAAAGTCTGGGTTTTTCAGATGTTATCGACAGTTTATCGATAGAATATCGATGCTATGTCGATACCTGCTAAAAAAGGTCAGAGATGACCATTATCGACAGTTTGTGGATATCATGTCGATTAGAAAGCAAATTAAAATTCATaggttatttgagaatttatcgaCATGTTGTCGATAGTATGTCAACATTTAGTCGACCAACCGTGTCGAAAATATATCGATGGAATGTTGATATATTATCGACtctaagataaaaaaaaattgaaaaaaaacataacaaacatAATATAACATTGAAAAAAGAAACATAACAAACATAATATTAAAgagttcattaaaaaaaataaacattaaaactCACAACAAACCataaactaacaaattaaaattgTTTGGCTTGTGGGTGAGACTTGCAATACTTGTGGCTCAAGGGCAAAGGAAAGAAGTCATTCACTCAAAGTCAGTCGACGGTGCCTCCTCCGCCAACTACTGAAATGATGAGTATTGTGGCAGAAATATTCTCAACTATGCGTGCCACATGGAGGGTAATTTGACGCCTGAACAACGTGCTCATTTATATAACCCACGATTTGAGAACTTTATTCAAAAGTATAGTCAGCCGCAGTCGTCTGATGGTTCATCTTCTCAGAGTTATGTCGCTCctccacaacaacaacaacaaccttcTTTCGTAGCAGCAATTCCAAAATTTGTCACAATAGCAATTCGAAAATTTTTTGCAGCAGCAACCCCAATCTTTTCCTCAACAGCAACAACAGTCTGGTCCGCCATTGGAAAATCAGTTCTTATATAGAACACCATCAGAGTCTCCTCCGCTCGGCTCAAATTTTACCGATTTTGGATTATTTGAGAGTTCATTGCAGGAGCAACAATTTTATTCAACTCCAATTTTTAACCAAGCTGAGCTCGGGAATTTAACACTGGGTTTATCATCAGATCAAGCAtatgtgccttctccgccacGGGCTTCGGGAACTCGTAACGATAATAATCTAAATCAAGACTTTATAATTGGAGACCTTAATGAAGATGTTATGGAATAGtttgtttatgttttttaataatttagtttaattttgagacaatattgTAATAGGATTAATGTTAAACTAATTTACTTTGAgacatttttaaattattaataaattttattggatttaaattatattaattgtaattttatttattatatatttatatatttaaaattattcgtaaaatataaattttttttattgcaaTTAGCGGCGGGACCTCGCCGCTAATGCTCTTTGTTTGTCTCGAAACACGAAACTGACAAAGagcattagcggcggggtcccgccgctaATGCTCCGCCGCTAATATTGCTATTAATAGCAGCGGACCCCATTTCGGACGCTAATACTATTAGTAGCGGCCACTCATTAGCAGCGAACCAATAGCGGCCGAaatccgccgctaataccctaTAGCTAATGAAGTCAAATGTTGTAGTGCGAGAAGACCCATGACGACTCGCAACGAGCCACGACGACCCACGAGAAGCACAAGACAATCCACGACCACCACATTTTTTTCTTCTGGTTTTTGACCCATCTAGCGCTTGTTTTCTGTATTTTTTTCTGGTTTTTGACGATGTCGCGAAACATCGTGAAATCATGAAACATCTCTAGATTTCTCCAATTCACAAAAACGCTTGTTTTCTACATTTTTACTGGTTTTTTACGATGTCGCGAAACATCGCAAAATCGTGAATATCATCGCTGAACATCGCTAAATATCACGAATCATCACTAAACTTCATCTCTGACTTCAGATTTGTTCTAACATTGCAAATACATCGCTAAATATATATCACAAAAAATTGGTAAACCCGAAGAAAAAACGCAAAAAATGAGAGAAGTTAATTTGAAATGTCAggtgttaggctaaaattagtctaagattcgggtcatatttcggttagttttcactctttgtttctagttttagggctatattacgcttgattcttttgtttcaggtcctcgggcatttaaagaaagtatgtacaagaattgacgaaaaatggtgaaagaatcgagaagaaaaaccaagattggcgtcgctgcctgttcccgtcgcgacgggggctttgccagtcgcgacggggacccttatgacgggatttttgggcagtttcgtaatttcacgaattttaaagatgagaattggtttaaatagtaagggttcgtgaaaattagagattattcagaattagaaccctagaaacaaaggaggaggctagaagagcggcttgtggtgacccggatcaattgcttcaactagttctttctcttctctttaatttttctatgttcttttctatttcaatgttaattatgaatttgattatggatgttttgaactaaactcctatttagggagaatgatgaatgttgtttaagtttttcctagttaatgaataattgccattcctccatcttgattctgaacactattcatatttgtgtttaatttccatgtgcaagattgatcaccttttacatgttttatgatctcaattcgaaatctgaaaagtgagaattgagaatgctaaaattggatagtctaggttttgatgtgaaacgaaagtatttacatagcctttgtgacatttagattattgcttaatgctgatttcatgttagtttaattaagagattaattagagagcatgagatttagaacctagaagatctgaaaagagttaggttaattcataatctgtcattcacttcaagagaaggatatcaattagacattaacattggtaacttaacaacaggattcgtctccctattctctcattttgattaatattcacttgtttctttaagtttcttgaatttctttcttcctttttcaatcataaatacttttaatttgccaaatagaattataagtatagtttagtagtaattaatccaattccctgtggttcgacctcacttgcgtgagtatactacttgattgcgtgcacttgcgtagtaattaataattttcgcaacatcAGGCGGCTGAACAACACTAGCTCCGGTGATGGATCGTTCGACTGGtagagtgtgtgtgtgtgtgtgtggtgTGAGTATTCGAGAGAGAGATGGAtgtttgatttttatttgtttagtggataaattaattttaaacatataatatcaaatttctcaatatatatatatgtattattatatattatataatattacgATCGATCAACTTGAAAGAcacgaatatatatatatatggatggatctatacactacaagaaatgtcaatTTTGCCAGCAtatttttgtgctggcaaaagttggtattgggctggtaaaatagaatttacttgtgatgtgttggcaaaagggagttggcaaatcaatgttggtattagaacttttaccagcataaaatgaaaagtgTTGGTAAAAATGACTTTTCCTAGCGCGTAAATGTGCtgttaaaagttagattttagccattGCAAATGTACGCTGATAAAATTTTGACCTCTTTGTCAGTGCAGTTTGCGAAATAAGCTGGTAAAAATAACATTTCTTGTGTGATAGGATGAGGATCATATGATAAGGAGAATGAGAATGAGGATCCATGCATATACAGAAGAATGAATATTATTGTACCTTATTTGACACCTTAAGAATGAGGATATTTTGCCAAAATCACTATAATATTATTGTACAATTATATTGATAAGTCATTAATAAATTATagctcatatatataatattgattTTGTTTGTTAGTTGGACGTGTTTATTAAAGAGTATTGCTATTAGGTATTAATGGTGCCTAGCATTTTCTTGACATGTCGCGTtgtgattggctagcgatactacCACTACAAAAAATGTCACTTTTTCACTACTGTGCTGATAAAAgcaacttttaccagcgcatttcgcaaactgcgctggcaaagaggttaaagttttaccagcgtacatttgtagtggctaaaatctaacttttaccagcggaTTTACGTGCTGGAAAAAGTCATCtttgccagcgcttttcattttatgctggcaaaagttctaatactaacattgatttgccaacacatgacaagtaaattctattttaccagcgcaatactaacttttgccagtacaaaaatgtgctggcaaatgtgatatttcttgtagtgtaCTTAAAAgctattacattaaattatatagaaaCTGATACTTAGTTGGACTAATATTAACATATAGGAGAGTGCTAGGCAGTAAAAACTACTGGTGcgctttagcatttctctttatTAAATTAGCATTAAATTCAGCTATTCATTTTGATGATGAATCATTAATTATCAGAACAAAAACTTATTACATatgattaaaaataacaaaaagaaaaagaaaagttatTACTAATACTGTTGAATTTTTGTGGATATGTATAGGAAGTAGCTCTAGGTAGgccataaatataataattggtaaaatgagaattaataataataagaattaattaattggGGAGGAATAAGAGGACATGTGCATGAATTAATTAATGTAGACGATGATGAGATAAATACCTAGCTAGGTTTTAGGCTCTTTAatatagttaatattaaaaattagagCAATACTAAAAGGCACCCGTAGTGCTTAGTACTTTCATACGTGGTAATATTGTTATTAGTCCAATTAAATATCGAGTCCcatgtaatttaatataataatttttaagaagTATTGTCCACGCAAGATAATATGTCTTAAAGGTGCTATAGGCACCACTGCTGTTTAATAGCAatgtcttaaaaaaaattaataagcatATATTAACTAAGAACTAAATGAAAGAAAGGCATAAGTGGGTCTCATTTTTTCAAAGAGAAAAGCTAAAGCGTATTCACATTACTATTCTGCGATGTAGGATTATTAttggtaaaatttaatattgaactttatttatttaatttattttaataaaattaaagagaGTCACTAAGAAtgaaagctttttttttttatatacatttatgtacaaaataaatatatataatttgcatGCGTGTGTGTTGAATGCATATGCAGTAGTAGTAGTACTGCAATTaaacaaacatgcattcaattaTTTCTCTCggaattagtatatatatatgtgatgatgatgattcatGGTTGAAATGAAATAAGAAGAACGCATGGAATTATGATGAGAGCAAATGATGCACGATGTGTAGTACTTTTTAAGTATTTAAGACACGTCAACTACTACTACTACGTATAGTCATTAGTTTTagaaaattgctaaaagatattATTAGTCTAGTAGTCTCTTTAGTATCATAttgttattagtataattaagtatcgagtctcatgtaacttaaaaaataattttcaagtaaTATATAgctaagagaaatgctaaaaagtACCAGTGGTGCCTAACACCCTCCTATATGTGTTAATATCGTTATTGGTTGATCAACTAAGTATCAAGTCtcacataatttaatataatagcttttagggagtatcgctagccaatcgcaacgtgacatgtcgagaaggtacTAAACACTACTAGTGCCTAATAACAAGGTTCTAATGGCCAACCAATAATTATAGCACTTCGCTCATAAAAAGTTTTGGACAATAATGATATCCAATAATAATGTTCTTAGTTTTAGTGTGTGTTTgttgttaattattaattacgaGAGTGTGTACGTGTGAATATACATTCATTTTGGAGTCCAGGGTACGTTGAccaacaaattaattaaaatatatatatatattgattagaaagaaagtttgaaaattctcatgaaaattaaaggggagagagagagagagatgcatGCAGTGCAGAATCAACCCCCGGCCCATCTAATATATTGTAATCATTGCATTCCATAAATTCATTGCCTTTAAAGCAAAATCAGATGCTTTCCAATTAATGCTCTACCTACCCTATTAACATATCGATACCCTTATATTATTATACaattaatttgatttaatttgtatttttgattATGATCAGTACGTatacactatttatttatttatagttcGGACTATACTATACTCGATCCATCAATCGTAAGTATGAGTAGTCGATCCGATCGTAATTAATAATATCTATCATCAAATAGTAAAAGTCAAACTCAAATTCAAACAAATTAAAATgtacaaattatatataataaaaaagtaaaatgtGTGAGTATAGAAATCTTACATGGcatagaaatattttatttgaaatgTATAACTAGTGTAAGTTTGAAATATGGGTTGGGATTCCGAGGAGTATCCAATTTTGTGCGCATGGGTTAGAACTCACACACTGGACCACCATACGCGCGTCGCCGCCGCCACCGACCCAAGCCGAATTGGATTGGCGCGGGTGAGGTGTcacttaatttttaaagaaaaattatttaattaagtaaagatttattatttatttatttattaattaattttaacacaTGATCAGAAGTAGTAAAACGTGATCAGTCAATGATCCGTTTTTTACTCCAACGATCCAATTCCTCCACGAACGATAACATTACCGTTTtcttaccatttatttttggatcGACTTCTATATAAGTCGTATCAGAACAACAGAAGAGCACATCTTTttcaacattaattttttttttctttcttccttaCGATTTTTCTCAAAGCAAACTTTAGGGTGTAACAGAGCGATATAGTTCGGTGCAAAAAATATCATACGTATACAAAGACTGTTTTATCCTAGGGACGTCGTGGTTGCTAGACTGTTGTGCACACTTCGGGTAGAGCCGCGAAATGTCTTAAAGAAAGCGACATTATCTGCGACTCAGCCAGATTATTCTATCGGTAATTCGTTCCAATTTCATTACTTTTAATTTCGGTCTAACATGTATTAGATTAGATAttgtggttgttgttgtttttctctatatatataggtagcaaTTAGAATAGAAGTAATTAATAAGTTGTAATTTCATTAGAAAGAGAAGAGAGCATTAATGAGAGAtgagagagaagagaagagaagagaagtgATGATTATATAAAGCCAAATATGTCTGAGAGTCTGGACCTACATACATGCAATTCAACTGTGTCTTCTGCTTCTGCTTATTCTGGTGGGGTACTATACATAAAGaataaaacaattaatatatatttattatttatatatatgcaaaacctattattacttaataaataaattataatgtaTTGAGAAACAAACACACAAACAAATAAGGATATTTGATCTATCaactctaatatatatatatatatattctcatcATCTCATCATtattatagtaataataatatagtatAGATCAAAATACTTGTAGTATAagtgaaaatgaaaatgatgatatatgatgatgatgatgatgatgatgatgagttatatatatatatatgatcggcGTCTCCTTAGGCTTTGCTTTTGGGGGaatttctctccttcttgttcgCCGACTACTATTACTATACTACTCACTACTCACTACTCACTACTCACTACTACTTTGTCTCTCTCGTCTTATCTATATCAATTCACACTCTAACCTCccttacataatatatatattatatatatactcctgAGTCctgacctctctctctctctctctctctctctttctctctctaatagTACATATATGTTAATATTAGTTATGGTATAATTAAATCGCATGTGTATGTAGTCCAGTCgtgacattaattaattaaatcactTTGCTAGcatcaatttatatatataaaattaattaataataaatttaattaatttgtattatatatatggagAGGGGTTAATTAGCGTTGCGTGTTAATTGGATCATCACTCTCTTTACATGCATTTTATGATTATGATATTGGTGATGAGCATCGAGCATGATCATGAGACTTTTCCCTtcccccctttttcttttcttttttatttcccAAAGAAAGACCTTTTCTGCGTGACCCCTTAATTTAGTCTTCCACTTTTTATATACGtacctatataaatataataaatattatttataatattccaTCTCAGATGAtatcataatatataaactaataataaaacaaaaggaATAATTAGATGTACATCTACAGTATACATATAGTAGTACTACTACTGTAGCACCTACATAGTGGTAGAGAtgaccaatatatatatatcagaagagagagagagatcgtACGTACTACTAtatagtatttatatatatatatatgtagttgTGTACAACAAACAAAGTGCATACTAATTAATTTGAAACATCAGAAAAGGTTGTAGATATCGACTGATCAAACAGTAGTGCAATTTCTGGAAGAtcgaaaaaaaattactaattaatataataacttatttattatatatatattgtataaaagtaataaattaatatattaatagttATAATGTAATACGTAATGTAATAATAAAGCAAAAGAAAGTTTGACCGATGAAATCGATGCAACCCGCACGGATAGCTAGCTTCAAAACAAGATCACTTATTTGTATGTACtgctaattatattattaattaatatatagaaattccttttttcttatttcatatagttttcatgcatatatattgtacacactctctctctatatatatacatgtgtatttatatttatgatCAACTTCCAAGGCAGGGATATATGATATGGAGTATGGATCGATCCAGAGGATGAGGATGAGAATATATAATTTATCCAGAAGAATAGAATGAATATTATTGCAGCACTATATCAATATACTACATCCTCCACAGTAAGAGTCAGACACTACTATACCCTATATCTatctatattttaattatatcaatTATATAACAAGATCTAgtgattttttcaaatatagtaatgttttttttattttttaaataaaagtaaaatcttaattatattgttattagtatatatatatatgattcaaTAGTGAGAGTAGTATGGTTCATCCCAATATGGATTAAGAGAATATGATGAAAGTGTGGGGGTTGTGAAAAGTCACattatatacttatatatataaattaaattaaatgtaaGTATGTGTAGGTAGGGGGAGGGTGAGATGACTAGGTAGGggtatttattatatattttatatattaataattttatcgtAAAGAGTGaagttaataagttagtgaaaaGTCatatctctttttttctttttcttgatattcttgttctctttttctttttctttttcttttacacGAGATCCAATCCAAAACTCTAGTCTCTACCACCACACTACACACACCAGGCCAAGCCTCCTAAaactcaaaactcaaaactCAAAACCAGTACTACTACTGCTACTACCACTACGTACACACACACCTATATAGCTATCTAGGCAAATATAATCACTACATATCAATTTACAGGTATATATATACCCCGGCCCCCCTTAATTTTCTCTCTTGCTCTCCTTGTTCTCGATCGATCGGGATATTTAATTACGtacctaattaatttattaattccatGATCTCTACCAATTAACATATTAATTTCTAAGGTATACATCTCCTCAAGTATCTCTCTGATGAGGTGATACTACTATATACCTActcttataatttaaatttgtttCCTTTTGTAGtagtattgtatatatataggtgttaccacatatatatatatagatcttTTAAACAGGCGAAAGAAAGAAACAAACAAAAAGATCTTCAAATCCTCCCAGATCTGTCTCCTAATAATTTGTATATGGATAGTATATAATTTGAGAAATTATTCTGTGTTGCCAACCCCATTATTTGGTATTTATATACTTAATTCTTCGATTGCAACATTATCCTTTTATATAGTAAAATGGGCCGAATCTTCCATCATcaattctcattctcatttctttcttcttcttcttctatgcataatatatatttgtgaaataatggtgaattatatatatatatagttgacgcttttaaaccaaaattatttggtataaattgtgcatatatatttgtgtgtattttaattaataataaactgaATATATTAATATTGGTGGATGCGTGCGTGATTTTCATGGTTGTGTCACatcaaagatatatatatatcatcatcAAAACAGTTTCCATATAACAAAAATGTACATTCAATTTTGGATCTCCATTCAATCATAATCAGTCacactcttttctttttattaattatttaatttcttatattatatatatatgtaaattctctcttttctttcttcttattAATCTTGCAGAGCCTAGCTAGCTAGCAGAAATCGAAGAATAATCCATTCAAAAATTaacagaataatatatattatatggcatcatcatcttcttcttcatcatcaaatTCGCCTTGCGCGGCCTGTAAGTTTCTGAGGCGAAAATGCCAACCGGAGTGCGTGTTCGCACCCTACTTTCCGCCGGACCAACCTCAGAAATTCGCAAACGTACACAAAGTGTTCGGCGCAAGCAACGTCACTAAGCTTCTCAATGAGCTCCTCCCCAGCCAGAGAGAGGATGCCGTCAATTCACTTGCTTATGAAGCCGACATGAGGCTCCGAGACCCCGTCTACGGCTGCGTTGGAGTCATCTCTCTCCTCCAACACCAGCTCCGTCAACTCCAAATGGATCTCACCTGCGCCAAATCAGAGCTCTCCAAGTACCAAAACCTCGGAATCACCGGACACGGCCTCATCGCGGCTGCAGCCGCTGCTGCACACCACGCGCACAGcccccaccaccaccaccaccatcagaATCTAGGCATCAATCTCATATCCGGGGCTGCAGCCCGGGACCACTACCACCACCAGTTCTTCCCTAGagatcaccaccaccaccaccagtcGGCCGCCCAGCAGATGATCAACTATGACGCCAGCAGTCTTCTGGCCATGAATGTGTCCGCCACCGCCGGCGGAATCGGCCAACTGAGTCCGTTTCAGCAACCTAGGGCTGCCGCCGGGGATGACCGCCGCACCATTGATCCATCTTAGTAATATTAAATCATCATATTATTAGGTACGTACGTACTACCTCCCTCCTCTTGCTACATCATCTTCAATATTCACaatgatataataatttttatatatatattaactaattactcattatttATTCATtgctttaattaattaatttattactattcatcaatttatttgttatatatatatatatatataattaattaccaaaAGTATGTAATACTGACCAAATTACGGAAAGCATAATTAATACGCTTTCAATTTTTTCTTTAGaaagtaattaataaataaatataagaaattcttaattaccaaaaaaattatttataagaaaaaagGTGTATCGATTATATGTATAAGTCGGTGCTCTGGTGTGCGTGTGTTCCCACCTTGTGAGCTTAAGTGTTTAGggcttaattatatatacacacaatcacaaattaatcatttaatttcaAGGTAATTAAAATTTAGAGTGTTGACCgggtatataattaatttattaaattaatgcaTGTGCATGGCTACCTTGCcttgtattatatataaatatatagggtCATATATTATACATggatgtacatatatatatatatagtagatgATATTATTGACCTTTGTTTCAACTTGTCTACTGCAGAGTTTCAGGCACATTCACTATTTGATCAGGGAAAAAGAGACTCTGAATCAGCACGAGAGAGAGATATCATagtgagaagagagagaggtagtACGTATTGGtatttaatcttaattaaacatatatattctaCTTAATCATCTAATACCCGTtatcaattaatttattatagacatatatatattgcaATTTTGTTATAAATCCAAATATTATcgatatatatctatatacgaTACCTGCAGACagcatattaattatatatatatttccgtGCCTCCAATTCTCTCAATTAAATATACCATATATAATGGCATACGTATACATTATAATTATACTACATGATCTCACCATGGTTTCCGTATTAattaaaaagtatttaagaaacACTAGCATGCACTGATGTTTATTTTAGTGATGACTTTAAATATGGTTATTGATAGTGATTTTT includes:
- the LOC115700807 gene encoding protein ASYMMETRIC LEAVES 2 yields the protein MASSSSSSSSNSPCAACKFLRRKCQPECVFAPYFPPDQPQKFANVHKVFGASNVTKLLNELLPSQREDAVNSLAYEADMRLRDPVYGCVGVISLLQHQLRQLQMDLTCAKSELSKYQNLGITGHGLIAAAAAAAHHAHSPHHHHHHQNLGINLISGAAARDHYHHQFFPRDHHHHHQSAAQQMINYDASSLLAMNVSATAGGIGQLSPFQQPRAAAGDDRRTIDPS